Within the Streptomyces vilmorinianum genome, the region GGAAGCCTCGCGCTCGACGGTGGAGAGGTAGTCGCGTACGGGGTCGGCGGAGGACTTCATGCGGGGTCTCCCGTGGAGGGGGGCGGGGTGGTCAGGAACGCGTCGACGGCGTTGCGGAAGCCGGGCCAGACGCGGGTGAACTCGTCGAGCGCGGCCCGGCCGCTGTCGGTGAGCGCGTAGTAGCGACGGGGCGGTCCGGAGGCGGACTCCTGCCACGTGGTGGTGACCAGGTCGTCGCGGCGGAGCCGGGAGAGCAGCGGGTAGACCGTGCCCTGACTGGTGGCCAGGGCGCCGGAGTCCTCCAGGGCGCGGAGGAGTTCCACGCCGTAGCGGGGGCGGTCCCGCATCAGGGCGAGGACGCAGTACTCCAGGACACCCTTGCGCAGCTGGGCGGCTGCCCGGGCCTGCTTGGTCGAATCACCTGGTTCCATGCCATGCAAGATACCCGGCGGGGCAAGTGTCTGGAAAGGGGTGCCGCCACGGAGGGAGAGACACCGGCCGGGAGGTGACGTCGAGTCGCGCGGGTCGGCCGGGGCCGGGGTCCTCACGTGTCGGCGTCCGTCCCCACCTCGTACGGGAAGCGGGCGAGGTCCCCTCCGGTGTCAGGGTGCCCCGGTGCCAACTTCGCCTTCCCCGGCGGTATTCCGGCCCCATCGGTCCTGCCGATGGGCCCATCGGCAGGACGCCCCACTGGCTCGTGGACCGGCCGGGTCGGGTCTCCGTAGCGTCACTGCCATGAGAAACGAGCGCGGAACGCAGACCAGGGGAACCATCGAACTGACCCTCGCCATGGTGCTCTCCGGCACCCTCGGCATCTTCGTCGTCGAGTCCGGGGCGTCGCCCTTCAACGTGGTGTTCTTCCGGTGCCTCTTCGGGGCCGCCGCCCTCGGCGCGTACAGCCTGGCCCGCGGCTACTTCACCGGGCACGGCCTCACGCCGAAGAAGCTCGGACTCGCCGCGCTGGGCGGGGTGTTCATCGTCTTCAACTGGGTCCTGCTCTTCGAGGCGTACGAGGCCACCTCGATCTCCTTCGCCACCGTCGTCTACCACACGCAGCCGTTCTTCCTGGTGGTGCTCGGCGCGGTGATGTTCCGGGAGCGGATCACGGCCGCCAAGTTCGGCTGGCTCGCCGTCGCCTTCATCGGGCTCGTCCTCGTCTCCGGCATCCGGCCCGGGGACACCGCCTCCCTCAAGGGGCTCGGACTCGCGCTCGGCGCCGCCGTGCTCTACGCCCTGTCGACCATCGTCACCAAGCGGATCACCGGCGTGCGGCCCCACCTGATCGCCCTCGTGCAGGTCCTCGTCGGCATCCCGCTGCTGCTGCCCTTCGCCGACTTCGGGGCGGCGGCCGGCCTCGGTGCCGGATGGGGCTGGCTCGCCGGGCTCGGGCTCATCCACACCGGGCTCATGTACGTGCTGATGTACGCGGCCTACCAGAAGCTGCCCACCGCGAAGATCGCCGTGCTCGCCTTCACCTACCCGGCCGTCGCGATGTTCGCCGACTGGGCGGTGTACGGGCACCACATCGGCCTCGTCCAGGCGCTCGGCGTCCCGCTGATCGTGCTCGCGAGCCTCAAGGTGACTCTCGTACGAGCCGCCGCGCCTGCTCCACGAACAGCCGCACATGCGCCGGAAGCCGCTTCCCCCGCCGCCACGCGATCTGCGTGAAGACGGAGAACGGCGGCTCCCAGTCCAGCTCCACCAGAGCCCCGGACGCCAGCTCCTCGGAGACGGCGATCCGGGGCAGCAGCGCGATCCCGAGACCGCTCGCCACGCCCCGCTTGGTCGCCTCGAGCGTGCCGAACTCCGTGAACGGCGGCGCCCACTCCCGTAGTTCCGCCTCGAACAGGTCGCGATACGGGCACCCCGGCTCGGTCCCCACCAGCTGTGCGGCCGCCAGGTCCGCGTCCTTCAGGCCCGTACGCCCGGCCAGCCCGTGCCGGGGCGAGGCCACCAGGACCAGCGGCTCCTGGCTGAGGATCTCGCTCTCCAGACCGGCGTGCTCGGTCGCGGGGTCGATCAGGAAGCCGATGTCGTACGTCCCCTGGCGCAGCGCCTGCCGGGTCTCGTCACCGAGCGTGGGGCGCAGCGAGAGCCGCACCTTCGGGTAGCGGTGGTGGAAGAGCTCCAGGAGCGGCGGCAGCCGGTAGGAGGTGAGCGACTCCATCGTGCCGACGGCGATCGTCCCGGCCGGCTCCTCGGTCTCCACGACCGCCGCCCGCGCCTCCTCGGACAGCTCGATGATCCTGCGGGCGTACGGCAGGAGCCGCTCACCGGCCTCGGTCAGCCGGATGCGGCTGCCGAGGCGCTCGAAGAGCTCCACGCCGAGGGAGGACTCCAGGGAGCGGATCTGGCTGGTGACGCTGGACTGGGCGTACCGCAGCTCGGTGGCGGCCCGGGTGAAGCTCAGGACGGTCGCGACCTTCTCGAAGGTGACCAGGAGCCGCAGCTCCATCACTGGTCCTTGTCGCCGTCCTGCTCGCGCTTCTTCAGCTCCTCCTCGCGGCGGCGCAGGTCCGCCTCCCAGTCCTTGAGGAGGGACTCGTCCTTCTTGTTCTCGTCGCGGAGGGACTTGAGGAAGTCGGGGTTGTCGTCGGGGGCGACCCACTCGGTGCGGTGGTTGCGGTGCCACTCGGAGGGCGTACGGCCGCCGGCGGGGGACTTGCGCGTCTTGCCGACAGCGAACCAGACGATCGACCCGGCCACGGGGAACAGCAGGATGAGGAAGACCCAGACCACCTTCGGCAGGTACTTGGCCTCGTCGTCGGGGGTGGTGACGCAGTCGATGCAGGCATAGATCGCCAGCGCCAACGGCAGGATGATCATTAGCGCCCTGAGCATGTGGGACAGCCCCCTGGAAGCGATGGCGGGGCTCGTTTCGACGGCCCCGGTGACAGGCCCAGCCTAGCCGGTGACCGATACTGGCCCCTATGGCTTACGACGATCTCCGCTCGCTGCTCAGGGCCCTTGAGCGCGAAGGCGACCTCAAGCGCATCAAGGCCGAAGTCGATCCGTACCTGGAGGTCGGGGAGATCGTCGACCGGGTGAACAAGGCGGGAGGTCCGGCGCTCCTCTTCGAGAACGTCAAGGGCTCCGCCATGCCGCTCGCGATGAACGTCTTCGGGACGGACCGCCGGCTGCTGAAGGCGCTGGGCCTGAAGTCGTACGAGGAGATCAGCGAGAAGATCGGCGGGCTGCTCAAGCCGGAGCTGCCGCACGGTTTCGTCGGGGTGCGGGAGGCCTTCGGCAAGCTGGGCTCGATGGTGCACGTGCCGCCGAGGAAGGTGAAGGACGCGCCCGTCCAGGAGGTCGTCCTGACCGGGGACGACGTGGACCTGGACCGGCTGCCGGCGCTGTTCACCTGGCCGAAGGACGGCGGGTCCTTCTTCAACCTGGGCCTGACGCACACCAAGCACCCGGAGACGGGGGTGCGGAACCTCGGTCTCTACCGGCTGCAGCGCCACGACAAGCGCACCATCGGGATGCACTGGCAGATCCACAAGGACAGCCGCAACCACTACGCGGTGGCGGCGGAGCGGGGCGAGCGGCTGCCGGTCGCGATCGCCTTCGGGTGCCCGCCGGCGGTGACGTACGCGTCGACGGCGCCGCTGCCGGGTGACATCGACGAGTACCTGTTCGCGGGCTTCGTGCAGGGCAAGCGGATCGAGATGGTCGACTGCAAGACGGTGCCGCTGCAGGTGCCGGCGAACGCGGAGGTCGTCATCGAGGGCTGGCTGGAGCCGGGCGAGATGCTTCCGGAGGGGCCGTTCGGCGACCACACGGGCTTCTACACGCCGCAGGAGCCGTTCCCCGCGCTGAAGATCGACTGCGTGACGATGCGGAAGCGTCCGCTGCTGCAGTCGATCGTGGTGGGCCGGCCGCCGACGGAGGACGGCCCGCTGGGCCGCGCCACGGAGCGCTTCTTCCTGCCGCTGCTCAAGATCATCGTGCCGGACATCGTGGACTACCACCTGCCGGAGTCGGGCGGCTTCCACAACTGCGCGATCGTCTCGATCGACAAGAAGTACCCGAAGCACGCGCAGAAGGTCATGCACGCCATCTGGGGCGCGCACATGATGTCGCTGACGAAGCTGATCATCGTGGTGGACAAGGACTGCGACGTGCACGACCTGCACGAGGTCTCCTGGCGGGCCCTGGGCAACACGGACTACGCCCGCGACCTCACGGTCGTCGAGGGCCCGGTGGACCACCTGGACCACGCCTCGTACCAGCAGTTCTGGGGCGGCAAGGCGGGCATCGACGCGACGAAGAAGCTCCCCGAGGAGGGCTACACCCGCGACGGCGGCTGGCCGGACATGGTGGAGTCGGACCCGTCGACGGCGGCCCTGGTGGACCGCCGCTGGAAGGAGTACGGGCTGTGAGCCCGGAGCTTCGGATCGGCGACGACGTCGCCTGGGTCGCGCTGGCGCATGACCCGGGTTCCTCGGAGGGCTGGCGGGTGACGGCGGACTGGGACGACGTGTTCTCGGCGGGTTTCGGCGCCTACCTGGACCTCGACGAGGTGGCTGCGTTCACGGACGCGTTGCGCGCGGGGCTCGAGAGCGGCGGGTCGTTCCGGCTGCCGGTGACCGAGGCGCGGAGCAACCCGCTGGAGCTCCAGTCGGTTCCGGTCGGGGACGGCTTCGCCTTCCACGTGCGGCTGACGCCGAAGGGGCACGACACGGGTGTCCACCTCGACCTGGAGATCGACCCCATGGACAGGGCCGAGCTGCGCACCCGCATCGAAGACTTCCGGAGGTTCCTCGGATGACGTCTGCCGCCGAGGGAGTTCTCGGTTCCGGGCCCGCTCCCGAGCCCACGGGCAAGGTGAAGGCCTTCCTGCGGCTCGTGATGATCGAGCACTCGGTGTTCGCGCTGCCGTTCGCGTACATCGCCTCGCTGACCGCGATGTTCCAGGTGGACCGGGACATCCACTGGGTGACCCTGCTGCTCGTCACCCTCTGCATGGTCGGGCTGCGGACCTTCGCGATGGCCTGCAACCGGATCATCGACCGGGAGATCGACGCCCGTAATCCGCGCACCGCGGGACGGGAGCTGGTGACCGGGGCCGTGTCCGTGCGGTCCGCGTGGACCGGGGCGGGGATCGCGGTCGTCGTGTTCCTGGGGGCCGCGGCGCTGCTGAATCCGCTGTGTCTGGCGCTCGCGCCGCTCGCCGTCGTGCCGATGGTGGTCTACCCGTACGGGAAGAGGTTCACGAACTTCCCGCACGCGATCCTCGGGCTCGCCCAGGCCATAGGGCCGATCGGGGCCTGGATCGCGGTGACCGGGGCGTGGTCCTGGGACGCGGTGATCCTGGGCCTGGCGGTCGGCGTCTGGATCGGCGGCTTCGACCTGATCTTCGCCTGCCAGGACGTCCAGGCGGACCGCGCCCACGGCGTCCTGTCCGTCCCGGCCCGCTTCGGCGTTCCGGCCGCGCTCTGGGGCGCGCGGGCCTCGGCGGTCGTCACGACCGGGCTGCTCGTCTGGTACGCGCTGGCGACGGACGCGGGGCTGTTCTTCTGGACCGGTCTGGTGATCGTGGTGGCGGCGTTCTGCTACGAGCACACGATCGTGAAGCCGCACGACCTGTCCCGCCTGAACCGCGCGTTCTTCACCACGAACGGCTTCATCGGGATCTCCCTCTTCGTGTGCGCGCTGCTCGACCTGCTGGTGCGCGGCCTGACCGTGTAGTTCGAACGGCCACCGTACGGACCCGCAGGTGTGTACAGTTTCTTCATGGATACGTATCCGCTCGTGGAGGCCCGCAACCAGCTGGGACAGCTGGTGGGCCGGGTCCGCCACGGCCACGAACACATCCTCATCAGTGAGTACGGGAAGCCGGCGGCGGCTCTCGTGCCGATAGACGAACTCGAGGAGCTCCAGCGCTTCCGGGACGAGGCGGACATCGCGGAGGCCAGGCGCCGCGAGGCGGATCCCGGCGGGCCGCGGCTCGATCACGACGCGTTCATGGCACAGCTGGAGGCTGAGGACAGGCAGGCCGAACGGTGAGCCGTGTCGTGGTCTGGGAGCACCTGGCGATGCAGGAGTTCCGCCGACTGCGCGAGGCCGATCCCGTCGGCGCGAAGGCGTGCGCGGCAGCCATTCGGGTGCTGGCCGAGGAGCCGCGTCCGGGCGAGGCGCGCGCTTTGGGGGGATCCGGCTATTACCGGCTGCCGGTAGGGGATTGGCGGGTGCTGTACCGCCCGGACGATGCGTCCGTCACGGTGTACGTCGTCAAAGTCGGCAAGGCAGCCTGAGTAAGGCCGCCCTCCACGCCGCCGGATAGGCTCGTCGGCGTGGAGCCGGTAGAGAAACAGCAGCGTCGTCCCTGGGTGGTCGGGGTGTCCGGGGCGTCAGGGACCCCGTACGCCGCCGCCGTCCTGAGGGGGCTGCTCGCAGCGGGGGAGAGCGTCGATCTGGTCGTCTCGCGGGCGTCGAGGCTGACGCTGCTCGACGAGACCGGGATCGCCTTCCGGGATGCCCACTGGCGCGAGGACCTCGCGCAGTGGCTCGCGCGGGGCGCGGACGGGAAGCCCGGCACCTTCGAGGTGGACGTCGACGACGTGCGGTACTGGGCCGCCGGGGATCTGGCCGCGGGGCCGTCCTCGGGGTCGTACCCCGTCAAGGGGATGCTGATCGTTCCCGCGTCGACCGCCTCGGTGGCGGGTGTGGCGCTGGGGCTTTCGAAGGACCTGTTGCAGCGGGCGGCGAGCGTGACGCTCAAGGAGCGGCGGCCGCTGGTGGTCGCGGTGCGGGAGACCCCGCTGAACGGGCAGACGCTGAAGCACCTGGTGGCGCTGGACGAGGCGGGCGCCGTGGTGCTGCCCGCCTCTCCGGCGTTCTACGCGGGGGCGACGCACATCCAGGATCTGGTGGACTTCGTCGCCGGGCGGGTGCTCGACGCGGCAGGGGTGCCGCACCGGCTGTACCGCCGCTGGGAGGGGGAGCTCGGTGGGGCTTCCTCCCGGGGGGATTAGCGCTTCTTGGAGGCGCGCTTCTTCTCGGCGCGCTTCGAAGCGGACGGCTGGTGGGCACGCGAGCGGTTGGCCAGGTCCTGCAGCTCGCGCATACGGGCGTAGGCCATCTCGATCGTGTACACGGTGAACACCACTCCTGAAAGATCGTCTTTGATCAACTGAAAGATTCACAGGGTGTCGCCCCTGTGTACCTTAGATTCTATACCTAAACTCGCGGTATCGCTGGACAATGGAAGGCTTCGTACCTATGGACGCCGTGGACAGGCAGCTCATCCAGGCTCTGCGCGAGAACGGCAGGGCTTCGTACGCCGAACTCGGCCGGCTCGTCGGGCTCTCCGGCCCCTCCGTCACCGACCGCATCAACCGTCTGGAGGCGGCCGGGGTCATCACCGGCTACCGCGCGACGGTCGACGCGGCCTCGCTCGGCCTCGGCGTCACCGCCCTCATCGGCATCTCCCTCTCCGACGCCGCCGACCACGAGGACGTGGCGCGCCGCCTGAAGGACCTCGCCGAGATCGAGGACTGCTGGTTCATCGCGGGCGACGACTCGTACATGCTCAAGGTGCGGGCGAGCGACGTCGACGGGCTGGAGAAGACGATCCGCCGGCTCTCCGGCACCAAGGGCGTCTCCCGCACCCGTACGACGATCGTGCTCTCCACCAAGTGGGAGAACCGGGTCGGGGATCTCCCCGAAGAGGGCTGAGAGTACGGTGGGTGGAGCCTGAAACACGTCAGACATGGGAGGCGGCCGTACATGGACGCGGGACTCAAGCGCGACCTTGAGCAGAAGGTCCGTTCCGGAGAGCGGCTGAGCCGGGAGGACGGCATCGCTCTCTACGAGTCCGACGACCTGGCCTGGCTCGGCGGCCTGGCCCACGAGGTCAGGACCCGCAAGAACGGTGACGTCGTCCACTTCAACGTCAACCGTCACCTCAACATGACGAACGTGTGCACCGCCTCCTGCGCGTACTGCTCGTTCCAGCGCAAGCCGGGCGAGAAGGACGCGTACACGATGCGCATCGAGGAGGCCGTCCGCCTCGCCAAGGCGATGGAGAACGAGAACCTCACCGAGCTGCACATCGTCAACGGGCTCCACCCCAACCTGCCCTGGCGCTACTACCCGCGCTCCCTCTCGGAGCTGAAGAAGGCGCTGCCGAACGTCTCGCTGAAGGCGTTCACGGCGACCGAGATCCACCACTTCGAGACGATCTCGGGCATGTCGGCCTCCGACATCCTCGACGAGCTGATCGAGGCCGGTCTGGAGTCCCTCACCGGCGGTGGCGCGGAGATCTTCGACTGGGAGGTCCGCCGGCACATCGTGGACCACCGCACGCACTGGGAGGACTGGTCCCGGATCCACCGCCTCGCGCACGCGAAGGGGCTCAAGACCCCCTCGACGATGCTGTACGGGCACATCGAGGAGCCCCGTCACCGCGTCGACCACGTGCTGCGGCTGCGTGAGCTCCAGGACGAGACCGGCGGCTTCCAGGTCTTCATCCCGCTGCGCTACCAGCACGACTTCGTGGATATGAAGGACGGCAAGGTCCGCAACAAGCTCCAGGCCCGCACCACCATGGCGACCGGCGCCGAGGCCCTGAAGACCTTCGCGGTCTCGCGGCTGCTGTTCGACAACGTGCCGCACGTCAAGGTCTTCTGGGTCATGCACGGCATCCAGACCGCCCAGCTCGCGCTTCAGCACGGTGCGGACGACATGGACGGCTCGGTCGTCGAGTACAAGATCACGCACGACGCCGACAACTACGGCACGCCGAACAAGCTCACCCGTGACGACCTGCTCGAACTGATCCGGGACGCCGGCTTCCGCCCGGTGGAGCGCAACACGCGCTACGAGATCATCCGCGAGTACCCGGGGCCCGACGCGGACCGCCGCGAGTCGCCCCAGCCGATGCGGGTCTGAGACCGGTCCCATGGCGCTCACGTTCGCACTCGACCCCCCGATCACCCCTGCCCTGCGCGACGGCGTCCTGCGCCTGTGGGCGGACGTGTCCAACGCGGGCGGCGCCGTCGGCTTCGTCCCGCCGGTGACCGCCGACGAGATCCGGCCGGAGCTCGTCAAGCACCTCGTCGCGATGGCCGAGGGACGGATGCGGCTCGTCGTCGGGTACGAGGAGGACGGCACCGTCGCCGCCACCTCCTTCGTCGCGTACAACACGCACCGGCTGATGAAGCACTGGGTGTGGCTGTACACGGTGATGGTCCACCCCTCCCACCAGGGCAAGGGCTACGGGCGCGACCTGATGGCCGCCGTCGAGGACGCGGTGCGCGGCTTCGACGGGATCGAGGCGATACGGCTCACCTGCCGGGGCGGCACGGGCGTCGACCGCTTCTACGCCTCCTGCGGCTACAAGGAGGTCGGGCGGGTGCCCGGCGCGATCCGGGTGGCCGAGGGGGACGACCGCGACGACATCTTCATGCTGCTCCCGCTGAATTGATCACGTTTGCCCCGTGCTTCACTGGTCGGGCGAATCCGTACGACAGAGAAAGGGGCCGTCGTGTCCGAGAACGGGACGAGCAACGGGACGGGCGCAGCCACCCTCCGGTACACCCTCATGCGCATCGGCATCTTCGCCGGCTGCTTCCTCGCGCTCTGGGGGCTCGTCTACCTCGGCGTGCTGCCGAGCGGCCTCGGCGACTCCAACCTGCTGTGGGTGCTCCTCCTCTCCATCGTCATCTCCGCGCCGCTCAGCTTCGTGCTGCTGCGCAGGCAGCGGGACGCGATGTCCGAGCAGATCGTGTCCAAGGTGGACCGGGCGAAGGGGCGTCTCGAGGCCAACCGGGCCCGCGAGGACGCGTAAGGTTCATCACAGACGACACACCCCGATCGGGAGCTTCGAAGGCTCCTGAGCGGGGTGTTCTGCGTTTCGGAGGTCCAGGCGGCACCCGAGCACCTCAAAGAAGGGCTTTGAGCTTCTCAAAGTTCAAGTGTTAACGTGTCCGGCGTGAAGACAGCCGTGCGCCTCCCCGATGCCGTGAGCATTCCGCTCGTGGCGCGCCGGCATGTCGATCTGTGCCGCTGTATGTCCGCGGTCTGTTGCCGCGAGCTCTGACCCCGGCATCATGCAGCGGTACCGCCTGAGCGCGGTGTACCGCACCCCCGTCCCGTATGTTCCGATACGCACCTGTGGAGTGTGTCTGTGTCCGCGTCCGCGTCCACGCCGGAGACGAAGTCCCCGACTTCCTCCCGCATACCGAAGATCCCCTTCTGGGCCCAGATCGTCGCCGGTCTCGTGCTCGGTGTCCTGCTCGGCTGGCTCGCCCGCAGCCAGGACGTCAGCTGGCTCAAGCAGACCCTGGAGCAGGTCGGCGGCATCTTCGTCCAGCTCCTGAAGCTGGCCGTCGCGCCGCTCGTCTTCTTCGCGATCCTGGTGTCGATCACCAACCTGCGCAAGGTCAACAACGCTGCCCGGCTGGCCGGCCAGACGCTCATCTGGTTCATGATCACGTCCCTGATCGCCGTCGGCATCGGCCTCACGATCGGCCTGATCACCAACCCCGGCGCCGGCGCCGGAGTCACGACGCAGGACGCCAAGCTGCCCGAGAACAAGGGCAGCTGGATCGACTTCCTCACCGGCATCATCCCGACGGACGTCATCACGCCGTTCACCGAGCTGAACGTGCTGCAGATCGTCTTCATGGCCGCCGTCGCCGGTGTCGCCGCCCTCAAGATCGGCGAGCGGGCCCAGCCGATCCTCAACTTCTCCGAGTCCGTCCTGGAGCTGCTGCAGAAGGCGCTGTGGTGGGTCATCCGCCTCGCCCCGATCGGCACCGTCGGCCTCATCGGCAAGGCCATCGCCAACTACGGATGGGACCTGATCGGCAAGTACGCCACCTTCACCGCCGACATCTACATCGGCTGCGCCATCGTCCTCTTCGGCGTCTACCCGCTGCTCCTCGCGACGGTCGCCAAGGTCAGCCCGCTCCAGTTCTTCAAGGGCGCCTGGCCGGCCATCCAGCTGGCCTTCGTCTCCCGCTCCTCGGTCGGCACGATGCCGCTCACCCAGAAGGTCACCGAGCGCCTCGGCGTCCCGAAGGAGTACGCCTCCTTCGCCGTCCCGTTCGGCGCCACGACGAAGATGGACGGCTGCGCCGCGATCTACCCGGCGCTGGCCGCGATCTTCATCGCGCAGATCTTCGACGTGCAGCTGGGCCTCAAGGAGTACCTGCTGATCGTCTTCGTCTCCGTGGTCGGCTCCGCCGCCACCGCCGGTCTGACCGGGGCGACGGTCATGCTGACGCTGACGCTCTCGGCCCTGGGTCTCCCGCTGGAGGGCGTGGGTCTGCTGATGGCGATCGACCCGATCCTCGACATGGTCCGTACGGCCACGAACGTCGCCGGCCAGGCGCTGGTCCCGGTCGTCGTCGCCGCCCGCGAGAAGATCCTGGACGTCGACGCGTACAACGCGGCCTCGTCCTCCCCGGTCGACGAGCGCGAGCCGGTGGCCGTCGCCGCCTGATCGTCGCCGCGTAGCTCCACGTGCACGCCTGATGCCCATGTCCCCGGTGCGGGGGCATGGGCATCACGTCGTCAGCCACCAGCCGGCCCTGTCGGCGGGCCGGCTCGTCCTGTGGTCGCGCGGGCGCCGCCCTATGGGTGGTAGAGCTCTCGGGCACGGGCGGAGTCGATGGACCCGTCCTGGGGCAGGTGCAGGAAGTAGTCCAGCTGCCACGCCTGCGCCATGCCGGCTTGGCGGTTGGTGGTGGTCACCCAGGGCGGGTAGACGCGGAAGGCTCGCTTCCCACCGGAACCGTTCGCCGACACGACGTCGTGCCGGCGGAGCGCGTCCATGGGAATGACGAACTGGCCGAGGTGGTGCTGGTCGCGGGTGCTGATGACGAAGAGGTCGACGGGGTCCGTCGCGTCGAAGGGCTGGATGGGCCCGCCCGGGGCCCTCTTCCATACGGTGACGAACTGGCCGACCTTGGTGGGGGTCGTCCTGGCCGCGCGGAATCGGACGGAGAGTCCGTCGAGGGTGAACGCGTGGGCGGCGTACGCGGCACTCTCGGCTTCGGGGACCGGCTGCGAGCAGGTGAACCCGCAGGGGTCGTAGACGAGGGCCTTCGCCGCGAGGAGATCACTGTGGGCCGGGGCGGTGTCCGGCCACGGTGTGAATCCGGTGGGGTGGAGATCGGATGAGTGCTCGCGGTTCGTCGCCATTCGTTCACCCTGTCACGAAGGCACGGCGGGCCGGACCTTCGAAGGCGTCGCCGTCCGGCGGATCACGCTTCGGGGTCGAGGGTCCGGAGGTCGTAGAGGTAGGAGCGATCGTTCTTGAAGCTGCGCCAGACGGTGGCAGGGGGTTCGGGTTCGTCGGCGTGGCTGTCGAGGGGATGGGCGGTGACGAGGCCGTCGGCGATCTCGCAGTGCCAGCCGTCGGCCGGCGACCAGACGCACCGCACGTTCCCGTCCGTTCGGCGGTAGGCGGGGCGGCCGTTGTGCTCGCCGTCGCGCTCGAAGCGGTAGCGGAGCCCGTCGATGTGGCGCACGAAGGTGAAGGATGCGAGTGCCGTCATGCCTTCGCACTGTAGGGGACGACGCCGGGCCGCCCCGGCTCAGCCGCGGCGATGGCGCTGTTGGTGGCTGTCGCTTGAGGTGGGCATGGAGTTGTGGACGGATCGGGCGTTGTACGAGATCCGGTCGATCTGT harbors:
- a CDS encoding LysR family transcriptional regulator, which gives rise to MELRLLVTFEKVATVLSFTRAATELRYAQSSVTSQIRSLESSLGVELFERLGSRIRLTEAGERLLPYARRIIELSEEARAAVVETEEPAGTIAVGTMESLTSYRLPPLLELFHHRYPKVRLSLRPTLGDETRQALRQGTYDIGFLIDPATEHAGLESEILSQEPLVLVASPRHGLAGRTGLKDADLAAAQLVGTEPGCPYRDLFEAELREWAPPFTEFGTLEATKRGVASGLGIALLPRIAVSEELASGALVELDWEPPFSVFTQIAWRRGKRLPAHVRLFVEQARRLVRESP
- a CDS encoding DMT family transporter, whose translation is MRNERGTQTRGTIELTLAMVLSGTLGIFVVESGASPFNVVFFRCLFGAAALGAYSLARGYFTGHGLTPKKLGLAALGGVFIVFNWVLLFEAYEATSISFATVVYHTQPFFLVVLGAVMFRERITAAKFGWLAVAFIGLVLVSGIRPGDTASLKGLGLALGAAVLYALSTIVTKRITGVRPHLIALVQVLVGIPLLLPFADFGAAAGLGAGWGWLAGLGLIHTGLMYVLMYAAYQKLPTAKIAVLAFTYPAVAMFADWAVYGHHIGLVQALGVPLIVLASLKVTLVRAAAPAPRTAAHAPEAASPAATRSA
- a CDS encoding type II toxin-antitoxin system RelE family toxin; the protein is MSRVVVWEHLAMQEFRRLREADPVGAKACAAAIRVLAEEPRPGEARALGGSGYYRLPVGDWRVLYRPDDASVTVYVVKVGKAA
- the mqnP gene encoding menaquinone biosynthesis prenyltransferase MqnP; this encodes MTSAAEGVLGSGPAPEPTGKVKAFLRLVMIEHSVFALPFAYIASLTAMFQVDRDIHWVTLLLVTLCMVGLRTFAMACNRIIDREIDARNPRTAGRELVTGAVSVRSAWTGAGIAVVVFLGAAALLNPLCLALAPLAVVPMVVYPYGKRFTNFPHAILGLAQAIGPIGAWIAVTGAWSWDAVILGLAVGVWIGGFDLIFACQDVQADRAHGVLSVPARFGVPAALWGARASAVVTTGLLVWYALATDAGLFFWTGLVIVVAAFCYEHTIVKPHDLSRLNRAFFTTNGFIGISLFVCALLDLLVRGLTV
- a CDS encoding Lrp/AsnC family transcriptional regulator; protein product: MDAVDRQLIQALRENGRASYAELGRLVGLSGPSVTDRINRLEAAGVITGYRATVDAASLGLGVTALIGISLSDAADHEDVARRLKDLAEIEDCWFIAGDDSYMLKVRASDVDGLEKTIRRLSGTKGVSRTRTTIVLSTKWENRVGDLPEEG
- a CDS encoding UbiX family flavin prenyltransferase; this encodes MEPVEKQQRRPWVVGVSGASGTPYAAAVLRGLLAAGESVDLVVSRASRLTLLDETGIAFRDAHWREDLAQWLARGADGKPGTFEVDVDDVRYWAAGDLAAGPSSGSYPVKGMLIVPASTASVAGVALGLSKDLLQRAASVTLKERRPLVVAVRETPLNGQTLKHLVALDEAGAVVLPASPAFYAGATHIQDLVDFVAGRVLDAAGVPHRLYRRWEGELGGASSRGD
- a CDS encoding PLD nuclease N-terminal domain-containing protein; protein product: MLRALMIILPLALAIYACIDCVTTPDDEAKYLPKVVWVFLILLFPVAGSIVWFAVGKTRKSPAGGRTPSEWHRNHRTEWVAPDDNPDFLKSLRDENKKDESLLKDWEADLRRREEELKKREQDGDKDQ
- a CDS encoding menaquinone biosynthesis decarboxylase, producing the protein MAYDDLRSLLRALEREGDLKRIKAEVDPYLEVGEIVDRVNKAGGPALLFENVKGSAMPLAMNVFGTDRRLLKALGLKSYEEISEKIGGLLKPELPHGFVGVREAFGKLGSMVHVPPRKVKDAPVQEVVLTGDDVDLDRLPALFTWPKDGGSFFNLGLTHTKHPETGVRNLGLYRLQRHDKRTIGMHWQIHKDSRNHYAVAAERGERLPVAIAFGCPPAVTYASTAPLPGDIDEYLFAGFVQGKRIEMVDCKTVPLQVPANAEVVIEGWLEPGEMLPEGPFGDHTGFYTPQEPFPALKIDCVTMRKRPLLQSIVVGRPPTEDGPLGRATERFFLPLLKIIVPDIVDYHLPESGGFHNCAIVSIDKKYPKHAQKVMHAIWGAHMMSLTKLIIVVDKDCDVHDLHEVSWRALGNTDYARDLTVVEGPVDHLDHASYQQFWGGKAGIDATKKLPEEGYTRDGGWPDMVESDPSTAALVDRRWKEYGL
- the mqnE gene encoding aminofutalosine synthase MqnE encodes the protein MDAGLKRDLEQKVRSGERLSREDGIALYESDDLAWLGGLAHEVRTRKNGDVVHFNVNRHLNMTNVCTASCAYCSFQRKPGEKDAYTMRIEEAVRLAKAMENENLTELHIVNGLHPNLPWRYYPRSLSELKKALPNVSLKAFTATEIHHFETISGMSASDILDELIEAGLESLTGGGAEIFDWEVRRHIVDHRTHWEDWSRIHRLAHAKGLKTPSTMLYGHIEEPRHRVDHVLRLRELQDETGGFQVFIPLRYQHDFVDMKDGKVRNKLQARTTMATGAEALKTFAVSRLLFDNVPHVKVFWVMHGIQTAQLALQHGADDMDGSVVEYKITHDADNYGTPNKLTRDDLLELIRDAGFRPVERNTRYEIIREYPGPDADRRESPQPMRV
- a CDS encoding type II toxin-antitoxin system Phd/YefM family antitoxin codes for the protein MDTYPLVEARNQLGQLVGRVRHGHEHILISEYGKPAAALVPIDELEELQRFRDEADIAEARRREADPGGPRLDHDAFMAQLEAEDRQAER
- a CDS encoding PadR family transcriptional regulator, giving the protein MEPGDSTKQARAAAQLRKGVLEYCVLALMRDRPRYGVELLRALEDSGALATSQGTVYPLLSRLRRDDLVTTTWQESASGPPRRYYALTDSGRAALDEFTRVWPGFRNAVDAFLTTPPPSTGDPA